Proteins encoded together in one Onychomys torridus chromosome 1, mOncTor1.1, whole genome shotgun sequence window:
- the Mlana gene encoding melanoma antigen recognized by T-cells 1 codes for MPREEAHFGYPRKGHSRSYVTAEEAAGIGILTVVLGIALLIGCWYCRRRSGYRTLTEKRLHAGTQSILKGRCLSEQNSCDGLGHQDSPQSFQEKNHQPVVPNAPPAYEKLSSDRAPPPYAP; via the exons ATGCCACGGGAAGAGGCTCACTTCGGTTACCCCAGGAAGGGCCACAGCCGCTCTTACGTCACCGCTGAAGA GGCTGCAGGGATTGGCATCCTGACTGTGGTCCTGGGAATTGCTCTGCTCATCGGTTGCTGGTATTGTAGAAGACGAAGTGGATACCGAACCTTGACG GAAAAAAGGCTACATGCTGGTACTCAAAGTATCCTGAAGGGAAGATGCCTGAGTGAGCAAAACTCATGTGATGGTCTTGGTCATCAGGACAGCCCACAGTCTTTTCAAGAAAAAAACCATCAGCCTGTG GTTCCCAATGCTCCACCTGCCTATGAGAAGCTCTCTTCAGACCGGGCGCCACCACCATATGCACCCTGA